The nucleotide sequence GCACTGTTGAGTCATTAGAGCCTCTTGTTAGATTAAGGTGATGAGGGTGAGAAGATTTGAGGATAAAACTTATTATGGCACAAGTGTGTATGAAAGAGACTCTCTGCCTTTTGTTCACAGGAGAAAGTTATCTCTTTACAGCAGACTTTCTCACTCAGAGACTCAGACGTCAGCGAAGAATCAGGATGCAGAGGTTCCCTGAGGGATActgtgacatgaagaggaaaccACACAGGAACCAGCCCAGACCTccaactgcacctgctgctgggttGGTCCTTGTGTTCAGGGACCctgcgcgccccctggtggtcagagacCTTCCTGTAGGGAGGTTTGTGTCGGGGCTCACAGTGACTTCCCCTCAgtgtgtctcttgcacagtaatacacggccgtgtcctcggctctcaggctgctgAGCTCCATGTAGGCTGTGCTCGTGGATGTGTCTCCGGTTATGGATACTCTGCCTTGGAACTTCTGTGCATAGTTTGTGATTCCAAGTAAAGGGAAAACCATCCCCACCCACTCAAGCCCCTGTCCTGGGGCATGTCGCACCCAGTGCATGTTGTAGTCGGTGAAGGAGTATCCAGAAGCCTTGCAGGAGACCTTCACGGAGGCCCCAGGCTTCCGCACCTCAGCCCCAGACTgcaccagctgcacctgggagtgAACACctgtggggaggagacaggagtgAGTGGAATCCCCCTTGACTCTCCCTGGACCCTCCTTAACCCAGGACAGGAGCCCCTTACCTGTCGCCATGGCCACCAGGAGGAGGGTTCTCCAGCTCCAGTCCATGCTGAGGGCTGTGCTGTGAGCACTTCtgtaggggagggtgtggctgtgggtgATGCCCTCAGGGCACAGACTTACCCATATTTAACCTGGTCTACCTCCTCTCTTTTGCATATTCATGTGGCAGAGTATTTCATAGTCGAGGTCTTGACCCCACCTGAGAGGAAATGGGTGACCCAGGGACCGTGTTCACTGGGAGTCTGAGGGTCCAAGtcctaattcttttttctttaaattaaacctttattgttgagtgTATTACACATGTTCCCCTTTGCCCCCCAATGACACCTTCTAGCTCAGCCCCGGGTGCCCAGGTCATCACCATCCTCTTGTCTGTGTCCCCGgatgatgcatatatgcatacgagtttgttggttgacctcttcccacccacccacccgacCACGAATCCCTCTGAGATTCtccagtctgctccatgcttccaggtctctggatccattctcttcatcagtttattttattcattaggttccacatatgagtgaggtcatgtgatacttgtctttctctgactggcttattcacttatcatgatactctccaggtccctccacgctGTCCCAAAGCATAAGAGATTATtctcttttactgctgcatagtattccatggtataaatgtaccacagcttttttatccactcagcttCCTAGTGGCATTTgggatgtttccagatcttggctattacaaattgtgctgctatgaacataattgttcctattttttttctaactggTATTTGGGTATCCCTTTgcatatattcctaaaagtgggatcactgggtcaaatggcagttccattttaattttttgaggaaactccatactgcatTCCATCATGGCTGCACCAGTTggtattctcaccagcagtgaactagggttccctttactccacatcctcaccagcacttgtcatttgttgatttgttgatggcagccattctgacaggcgtgagCTTCCCATGCACACTCTTTCTTTATGCAAGCTCACTGCCTACTGCAGAGACACCAAATAGTAACATCAGAAATAGTCATGGCCCCAATTGGAGAGAAGACATGAAATAAAAGCGTTGATCATGTATGTGCACAACATAGaatcattcatatgttgaaatgatgatggaaggagattgaACTGTTTTCTCAGTCTAGTGTCATCAGTGATCTTGGGGTTCAGATGGAGGTGAGTGAGGAGAATTCCACAGTAGAATTTCTCACAGGAAAGGGAACTTCAAACCTGACAGGAATCActccctcccaacctccctctgcccagcccctgggtGGTCACTGTGATCAGATGGTGGTGGGTTCTCCCCCATAATATACAACATCAGTAATGTGTATTACACTCATTCTCCCATCAGGCACATGATTCCGAAATATAATCTCATGCTAAGCTTGTCATTGAATATCGTTGATGAAATTCTGGGTGGGAGAAATATTTGACTTTTATTCAATACATCAGTATTTTCTTTATTGGCACCTGTTTTGGGTGATTTTACAAAGAATTCCCTAGAAAATTGTGAGCACCCACTGTCCATGTGGATTGGCTACAGCAGCCACAAGGACTGGAGCAGGTGCTGGTACCAGAGGGGAGCGCTGCTGGGAAACTACCCATAAATGTGGACGTGACTGtggacctgggggaggggaggaggcaggacttGATTTGAGTCACATGACAAAAATGTGCCTGATGCTCATGGACAGAGAGTTACTGGGCATGTGGATTTAAGCCTCCTCCAGTGAAGGCCCAGAAGGAAGTGCAGAGCATGAGAAAGACAGCTCGTGTCATCGTAATAAATACCTGAATAATGATGAGCAGGAGTTGATTGAAGTAGAAATGTTAAAGGTCATGCAGGCAGGATCAAGAGAAATAAGGAACCTGTCACTGCAAACTGGTGGGAGGGGGGCCCCTGTTTCCTATATGCACATTCTCACAGTGTCTCTGTTCTAGAAGGTGACACCTTCCCAGGTCCAGGGAATTAGGACTTGGACACCTTTGGGGTCCTTATTCATATGGTCTCTCGCTGAATCACCAGAGGCACAAAATTTGCTGGGGTCCCATTTATGAGATCTCCCAACACTTGGAAGGAGGTGTGAACAGCCCTCACTGGAGGAGCCATGGTGATGGTGTGTCTGTATGAGGAGCCTTCATTTCAGTGGACCAGGGCCCTTTTCTCTGTCCACCATCAGCATCATCAGCATCATTTGCTTATTTATAATTGTTCTCATATTCTGTAGACATGGTGGTTGTCCACACACAATGACtttttatcaaataataaaagcagGAGTCTCCTCTTTAGATGTCATTGGAACTTGACACCACAAAGGCCTCACATAAAATTTGATACAAGGCCTGCCCACTAACTGATGGCCTTGGACAGGGGAGAGACCCCACCCAGGACAATGGACCAATCCCCCATCCCATGCTATGGTCATCAGTAACATCAAGGTCACTACTACCATTTGTATCATCATCATTCtcttatttatcattatttttcacattttctataGTCGTTGTTTTGTACACATGTAATGACCCCTTTTTCAATgtttactgaatttttatttttattttatttttttaaaatatattttattgatttttttacagaaaggaatggagagggatagagagttagatacatcgtctaagagagaaacattgatcagctgcctcctgcacactccctactggggatgtgcccacaaccaaggtacatacccttgactggaatcgaacctgggacccttgagtccgcaggctgacgctctatccactgtgccaaaccggttagggctttactaaatttttataatctaatctaacaaaagaaaaacatgcaaattgactgcacttccactatgcccaagccacacccacccgACAAtaagagcgactatatgcaaattaacccaaagaaGATgggggctggcagccatggagctggagcaagcaggagtctTGGTTGctctggagatggaggaagccaagcttcccacctgccctggcctgctgCGGCCTTTGCTcaaggcaacaatgtttcaattataaaagacaaataaatcccacatacctgcttccagccagcctccactgggaacttgggtgtctgggggctgttgccagcctgcaaacagccatcagcccctcacccaggatggccacaccctcatgggttgAGGGTCTCTgctgaggggcttggccagcctgcaaatagccatcagcctctcactcaggctggccaggcaccccagtggtgacacccactctgaagggggtgtggccagcccaaaaatgtccctcagcccctcacccaggctggccaagcaccctagtggggaccccaacACTGAAgaggctgtgaccagcctgcaaacagccttaagcccctcacccaggttggccaggcaccccagtggggacccccaccctgaaggggctgaggccagcctgcaaacagccatcagccactcatccAGGCTAGTCAGTCACTCCAGCAGGATCCCCCtctctgaaggggctgtggccagcccgaaaatggccctcagctgctcacccaggctcgccaggcaccccagtggggacccccaccctgaaggaggtgtgaccagcctgaaaatgtccctcagcccctcacccaggctggccatgcaccctagtcggactcccaccctgatccgggacacccatcagggcaaaccagccggcccccacccatgcaccaggtctctatcctatataataaaagggtaatatgcaaattgaccctaacagcagaacgactgggaatgactggtcattatgacacacactgaccaccagtgggcagacgctcaatgcaggagctgccccctggttgtcagtgcgctcccataaggggagctctgctcagccacaagccaggctgatggcagccagtacagcggtggttgCGGGAGCCTatcctacctcctcagcagtgctaaggatgtttgactgcagcttaggcctgctccccgctggcaagtggacatcccccaagagctcgcgggctgccagggggatgtctgactgccagcttaagcccaatctcccagggagtgggcctaagccagcaggtggtcatcccccgatgtgtcccagactgtgagagggcacagaccaggctgagggacccctatgagcccacaaatttttctgcaccgggcctctagtcctatctaataatagacaaatatggtaattgaccataccttcgctatgcctcccattggctaatcagtgtgatatgcaaattaatcgccaacaaagttggcggctaatttgcatactgcaggcagatcccactGTGCTGGGGCTGGTGGCAGCATGATACCCAGCCACTGGCTGCCCCAGTGGGAAATCCTGACCTGcagtgtgcggggcggggcgggcagggcgggcggcAGCACAATCCTGAGCTGCCGCCAGCCCCAGTGTGGGATCCGGGCCTGTTgtgtgtggggcagggtgggcggggtgggtggcagcgagATCCCCAGGTGCTGCCCGTTCCAGcccgggatccgggcctgccgtgtGCAGCCCAGGGCAGGTGGCAGCGGGATCCCGGGCCTGCTgtgtgtggggcagggtgggcggggtgggcgggtgggcggggctggcggcAGCATGATCTGAGCGGCCACCCGACCCAGTGTGGGATTCGGGCTTGccatgtgtgacagggggagacAGGGAAGACACCAAGGGATTGGGTGTGCTATATGCCACcaggggagctggcctaagccagcaggtggttatctcccaaggggtcccagactgtgagagagcacaggttgggctgagggacccccctccccctgccagtgcacaaattattgtgcaccgggcttctagtctatatatatataaaaaaggctaacaTTCAacgtgtcccctcaggagttcgacctggagaccaggagttcgatcgcacgctatgacatgcgctgaccacccaGGAGTGGCACGGAACTAAGGAAGACCCCGATGGGCAcaagaaggccccaatcagccctgattgctggtaAGGCCTAGTGACCCTTCCCAAGCACaaacttcatgcaccaggcctctagttgttaagtAAAATAGGTAGCATTActtattatcttttttgtttgaTTGATGCGAACTGATGTCCTATTCCTGCCTCTTCTCACTTGACCCCACATGtgaatctggaaaaaaaaaaggatgggtCTCCTCTCCAGATGTCAGTAAGAAGTTGAAACCACACAACCCCCTATAGGATGAATTCCTCCCCCTCCACAACCatctcaacaaaataaaatcccTGAGCCAGTCTACTCTCCTGGCTCTACCCAAGCACATCTGAAGGAACATTCTGAAGGAACTTTTCTGTGCTTCCCAGAGTGTTAAACCCTGCGCATAACAAACATTTCACatcccttggtgtgtgtgtgtgtcatcacCTGGATGCCTGTACCAATCTGCGCTGCATCCCTCTGACTCTGCCTGGTGTCATCTACTCTCCATGCTTTGATCATGATGACAAGTCAATAACCTTCACCATTGGGGTCTTTCCTCTCTATCTTTGTGGTCACAGGACTCTGGTGCCCACTGTCCAGGACGCAGCTTTCCTGCTGCTGCCAGGGTCCCTGAGCTTTGTGGGGCTGAGCTGCACTGTTGAGTCAGCAGAGCTTCTGGTTAGATTTAGCTGATGTAGGTCAGAAGATTTGATGTTTAATTGTCATTTGGGCACAAAAAGACTCTCTGCCTTTTTTCCAGGTGAGAACCTGAGAATGGTGCATGGCAAATGGGACGTTGTCAAATTAGAATAATTTATAGTTCATGACTCTGGTGAAGATCAGCAGTAAATGTGAGTTGAATAGGAAAACCCAGAGGACAACAGGACCCCAGGCCTTAACCTCCAATTGAACCTGCTCCTGGGCTCGATGCTCTGATCCTTGGTTGCCTAGCGCCCCCTGGTGGACCGATCATCTTATGATGTGAGCAGCACCCTTGGTGTCCAGAGcttcccctgcagcccagccctgctgtctcccccagggaggttagtgtctgggctcacactaaCTTCCTGTCACTGTGTCCTGCAACTAATATACGGCCATGTCCTCGGTGGTCACggagctcagctgcagggagaactggttctTGGACGTGTCTGTGGAGATGGAGGTTCGGCTCTTGAGGGAGGGGCTGTAGTAAGTGTATCCATCATACCATATGACCCCaatccactccagccccttccctggtgACTGGCGGATCCAGCTCCAGCAGTAACCACTGGTTGTGATGGAGAATCCAGAGACAGCACAGGTGAGGAAGAGGGTCTGCAagggcttcaccagtcctgggcccgactcctgcagctgcacctgggacaggacacttGGGGACAAGGAGCATCAGTCCTCTCAGTCACCTGCAGTCACAGCCATCCAATGACCCATGTCTGACCTCTGAGACCCTctccttgggggaggggctgtcagCAGGCACAGGAGAAGACCCAGCAGACTCATCTTCTCCTAgaccacagctctgccttcccagagactcagccctgtgtgagctgtgagcctGAACAGTCCAGGAGAGGATGTACCCTGGAGCTTGAACAGAAATTTGCATGTGGGGAGGCCTTTCCTATAAGTGTAGGGACAGAAGTCAGGCTGCCCTGGTCATTCTGGAGTCCCTCTTCAGGCATCTCTTCCCTTGACCTCATTCACCATGTAAGTCAGGGACAGAGGATCACATGGGCCATAGGCACATTGGAATTAGGTCAGTGACTGGCCTAAATTCTCTGAGAATAAGAAGAAATTGTGGACTTGATGAGTAGGTTACACTTTTAACTTCTCATGAATCTTTTAAACCTGTGTCAAAGGGATTAGCATTTGTTCAGACCATTTCTGATTCTCAAAATCTTATTGCATCCTCATTTCCCgatcttttaaatataatttatggaAATAATTCCTACCattgtgcaaaaaataaaaataaatgacagccATTCTCAGTAtcttatatattaatatatgatGTTATTTTGATCAGACAAACTACCTTCCAAGCACAGAAAGGTGATACACCTGTGATTCTTGAAGTTGGAAATTTTGTGATTATGTCTGTAGCTTCCTATGCAAACTATTTGATATGCAAGCTCATGGCCTATGGCAGAGATCCCTAAT is from Myotis daubentonii chromosome 1 unlocalized genomic scaffold, mMyoDau2.1 SUPER_1_unloc_1, whole genome shotgun sequence and encodes:
- the LOC132225700 gene encoding uncharacterized protein LOC132225700 yields the protein MDWSWRTLLLVAMATGVHSQVQLVQSGAEVRKPGASVKVSCKASGYSFTDYNMHWVRHAPGQGLEWVGMVFPLLGITNYAQKFQGRVSITGDTSTSTAYMELSSLRAEDTAVYYCARDTLRGSHCEPRHKPPYRKVSDHQGARRVPEHKDQPSSSWQQQRRGLSKKRLSCWKSSSPQRPGPQGACPGLDQLVQQWLVLLDLGDLVAWTPVPSASGLWPMLLDTSLALTSTPQNRQLQEMVV